The following proteins are co-located in the Silene latifolia isolate original U9 population chromosome 1, ASM4854445v1, whole genome shotgun sequence genome:
- the LOC141651795 gene encoding uncharacterized protein LOC141651795 → MASSSKPDSSNAVRTEAETSEPAISIYGTPSHNFCGPSYEDGDWTGDLLDGLYYLRLEPQVVTSVVDLDEGVNLWHRRLGHPYEKDYPSGQKGWYLYDLERGDYFVSRDVVFYETHFPYLEAATQRPVHPAKNSTHDVSPATESPPSSEVPVTGHSTNVEQQNSMEQAADQANPQMGRGYRPKYLNSTLRDYVLEKTVKGSSPSNASFIVVRSSSSGTLYPLINYVSSDKFTVEHRNFLAAIMTHKEPSSFKEAVKDEGWRKGMGAEMKALHDNGTWNLVPLPDGKRPLGSKWLYKIKYKSDGFIERLKARLVIFGNHQTHGIDYEETFAPIAKMTTVQTFLAVAATKK, encoded by the exons ATGGCTTCCTCTTCCAAGCCCGATAGCAGTAATGCGGTTCGTACTGAGGCAGAAACATCAGAACCTGCTATTTCGATTTATGGCACTCCGTCACATAATTTTTGTG GACCGTCTTACGAGGATGGTGATTGGACGGGTGATCTTTTGGATGGACTATACTACCTTCGTCTGGAACCGCAGGTTGTCACCAGTGTTGTGGATCTTGATGAAGGCGTTAATTTATGGCATAGACGGCTAGGACATCCGTATGAAAAA GATTATCCATCCGGGCAAAAAGGATGGTATCTCTATGATTTGGAGCGCGGGGATTATTTTGTTTCTCGTGATGTCGTCTTCTACGAAACCCACTTTCCTTACTTGGAAGCTGCTACCCAACGTCCTGTCCACCCCGCCAAAAACTCAACCCATGATGTATCCCCTGCCACCGAGTCCCCTCCGTCTTCTGAAGTCCCTGTTACGGGACATAGTACTAATGTCGAGCAGCAAAACTCAATGGAACAGGCTGCTGACCAAGCAAACCCTCAAATGGGGCGTGGTTATCGTCCAAAATATCTAAATTCTACACTCCGTGATTACGTTCTTGAAAAAACCGTGAAAGGTAGTAGTCCATCCAACGCATCCTTCATTGTCGTGCGGTCATCCTCCTCAGGTACCTTGTATCCCCTTATTAATTATGTTAGTAGTGATAAATTTACTGTAGAACATCGCAATTTTTTAGCTGCTATTATGACTCATAAAGAGCCGAGTTCGTTTAAAGAAGCGGTAAAAGATGAAGGTTGGCGTAAGGGCATGGGCGCCGAGATGAAAGCCCTCCATGACAATGGCACATGGAATTTAGTCCCGCTTCCAGACGGAAAGCGTCCTTTGGGGAGTAAGTGGTtatataaaataaagtacaaatcCGATGGTTTTATCGAACGCTTGAAAGCACGTTTGGTAATATTCGGCAATCATCAAACTCACGGGATCGACTACGAAGAGACCTTTGCTCCCATAGCAAAGATGACTACCGTTCAGACTTTTCTTGCCGTTGCTGCAACTAAGAAATAG